A region from the Kazachstania africana CBS 2517 chromosome 11, complete genome genome encodes:
- the OXR1 gene encoding Oxr1p (similar to Saccharomyces cerevisiae OXR1 (YPL196W); ancestral locus Anc_6.203), which translates to MFGMKDAIYKLRRSFSLPEPPATKLDPNTKNFDDFDDFLPSVNLTGYSANTKNRLLTTDMCDEIRTLMPMRVQLYNEWTLLYSLEQHGASLHSLYDNIKPKDDDLTRRIGYVIVIKDAKNGIFGAYCNEPWEPNEHVRYYGNGECFLWKMNKVPNLNLDDKNDPDNKQLTQWQFQGFPYTGVNEFAIYCTSRFLSMGAGDGHYGLWCDDGLLHGVTYPCSTYGNETLSQEGNKFHIIGLEVWRVG; encoded by the coding sequence ATGTTTGGTATGAAAGACGCCATATACAAACTGAGAAGATCTTTTTCACTTCCAGAACCTCCTGCAACGAAATTAGACCCAAATACTAagaattttgatgatttcGATGATTTCTTGCCATCAGTTAATTTGACTGGTTACTCGGCTAATACCAAGAATAGATTACTCACAACGGATATGTGTGATGAGATACGGACTCTGATGCCAATGAGAGTTCAATTATACAATGAGTGGACTTTACTATACAGTTTAGAACAGCATGGGGCGTCATTGCATTCGTTATATGATAATATAAAACCGAAAGATGATGATCTGACAAGAAGAATAGGCTACGTAATAGTAATAAAGGATGCcaaaaatggaatattCGGTGCCTACTGTAACGAGCCCTGGGAACCTAATGAGCATGTACGATATTATGGGAACGGGGAATGTTTTCTATGGAAGATGAATAAAGTTCCAAATCTAAATTTGGACGATAAAAACGATCCTGATAATAAACAGCTGACACAGTGGCAATTCCAAGGGTTCCCATATACTGGTGTCAATGAATTTGCAATATACTGCACATCCAGATTCTTGTCAATGGGCGCTGGTGACGGTCATTACGGTCTCTGGTGCGATGACGGACTGCTACATGGAGTAACATACCCTTGCTCAACGTACGGGAACGAGACTCTGAGTCAAGAAGGTAACAAATTCCATATAATTGGACTCGAAGTCTGGAGAGTCGGTTAA